A single Gammaproteobacteria bacterium DNA region contains:
- a CDS encoding esterase-like activity of phytase family protein — MTIAIVVNFPLPVHAVERARVTGIEYIGSAEFAMGAKFAGTEIGGLSGITYHERGNFCYVLSDDGSQRGPARLYSSTIDVTDGALDEGDVRFIGVTRLLETGGQFLAFAVTLEPVPRSGPHWRHRGSSMPRQ; from the coding sequence ATGACGATCGCGATAGTGGTGAATTTTCCGTTGCCGGTTCATGCAGTGGAACGCGCGCGTGTCACCGGGATCGAGTATATCGGCAGCGCCGAGTTCGCGATGGGCGCCAAATTTGCCGGCACCGAGATCGGCGGTCTGTCCGGCATTACCTACCATGAGCGCGGCAATTTTTGCTACGTGCTCTCTGACGACGGCAGTCAGCGCGGCCCCGCTCGTCTGTACAGCTCCACCATCGATGTTACGGACGGCGCGCTCGATGAAGGCGACGTGCGTTTCATTGGCGTCACCCGGTTGCTCGAAACCGGCGGCCAGTTTCTCGCGTTTGCCGTAACCCTGGAGCCGGTCCCACGGTCCGGCCCGCACTGGAGGCACCGCGGGTCATCGATGCCCCGCCAGTGA